Proteins from a single region of Candidatus Hydrogenedens sp.:
- a CDS encoding sigma-54 dependent transcriptional regulator, giving the protein MDKDTLITIWKEVAKHNRIEHFLLEILPEIKKEIVLLESIDILVINKQLKILELITTPQTIKINKNNHIILTEDMIKQLQKFSSEKSVLQCTSNLFPAYLTNIISSFYEHEYLSYIFLTPLEIDKSIEGILVGIIKKDTLVPERIKDVLKTLQKPFSVALANHIRILEMETLKKAEEAEKISLLRKLGRESFDERIIGENTGLKYVMERVRLVATSDLPVLILGETGTGKELIARALHKNSNRSQGPIIRVNCGAIPPELIDSQLFGHEKGSFTGAIEKHIGWFERADGGTLFLDEIGELPLHAQVRLLRILQDGWFERVGGKEPIHVDVRLVTATNSDLAQLVIEKKFREDLFYRISTFPIILPPLRERKEDIPEMARYFAEKSAQRFSLPVVYPTETDIELLCQYSWPGNVRELASVIDRSAILGNGKKLEIAHALGLSNTKQNIFIQNSKERPEEIISLDEYNKRYIEYVLSRTNGKIDGKGGCAELLGINPNTLRARMRKLGIDYKYFKYKKYK; this is encoded by the coding sequence ATGGATAAAGACACATTAATTACTATCTGGAAAGAGGTAGCAAAACATAACCGAATAGAGCATTTTTTGTTGGAAATTTTACCCGAAATAAAAAAAGAAATAGTATTACTGGAAAGCATAGATATTTTAGTTATAAATAAACAATTAAAAATTCTGGAACTTATAACAACACCTCAAACTATAAAAATAAATAAGAATAATCATATTATTTTAACAGAAGATATGATTAAACAATTACAGAAATTTTCCAGTGAAAAATCGGTTTTACAGTGCACCTCAAATTTGTTTCCTGCTTATCTAACAAATATTATTTCATCTTTTTATGAACATGAATATTTATCTTATATTTTTTTAACCCCATTAGAAATTGATAAAAGTATAGAAGGGATACTTGTAGGTATAATAAAAAAGGATACACTGGTTCCTGAAAGAATAAAGGATGTATTAAAGACACTTCAAAAACCTTTTTCTGTGGCTTTGGCAAACCATATTCGAATTTTAGAAATGGAAACATTAAAGAAAGCCGAAGAAGCAGAAAAAATAAGTTTGTTACGGAAATTGGGGAGAGAATCGTTTGATGAACGAATTATAGGGGAGAATACAGGGCTAAAATATGTTATGGAGCGGGTCAGATTAGTAGCGACTTCAGACCTACCTGTATTAATTTTAGGAGAAACAGGAACAGGAAAAGAATTAATTGCTCGTGCATTGCATAAAAATTCAAACAGGTCACAGGGACCTATAATTCGCGTGAATTGTGGTGCTATTCCACCGGAATTGATAGATTCACAGTTATTTGGTCATGAAAAAGGCTCTTTCACAGGTGCTATTGAAAAACATATAGGTTGGTTTGAGAGAGCTGATGGAGGCACTTTATTTTTAGATGAAATAGGGGAGTTACCTTTACATGCACAGGTTCGATTACTTCGGATTTTGCAGGATGGTTGGTTTGAAAGGGTAGGAGGGAAAGAGCCTATTCATGTGGATGTGCGTCTTGTTACTGCAACAAATTCTGACCTTGCTCAATTGGTGATTGAGAAGAAATTTCGTGAAGATTTGTTTTACCGAATATCAACATTCCCTATTATATTACCACCATTAAGAGAAAGAAAGGAAGATATTCCTGAAATGGCAAGATATTTTGCGGAAAAATCGGCACAACGGTTTAGTTTGCCTGTGGTTTATCCCACAGAAACGGATATAGAACTGCTTTGTCAATATTCCTGGCCTGGTAATGTTCGTGAACTTGCATCTGTAATTGACCGTTCCGCTATTCTGGGAAATGGTAAGAAATTAGAAATAGCTCATGCTTTAGGTTTATCCAATACAAAACAAAATATATTTATACAAAATAGTAAAGAAAGACCTGAAGAAATCATTAGTTTAGATGAGTATAATAAAAGATATATCGAATATGTTTTATCAAGAACAAATGGGAAAATTGATGGGAAAGGAGGATGTGCAGAACTTTTGGGAATAAA